In one window of Scyliorhinus canicula chromosome 17, sScyCan1.1, whole genome shotgun sequence DNA:
- the LOC119951228 gene encoding zinc finger protein 235-like has translation MEKPWICGDCGKGFSAPSQLEIHRRIHTGERPFTCSVCEKGFTQLSHLLTHQRVHSGEKPFTCSQCGKGFSDPSGLRSHQRVHTGERPFSCSQCEKRFSDSSTLRTHRRVHTRERPFSCSQCGKGFTHLSYLNAHQLVHSGVRPFTCSQCQKEFTQLSHLQTHQRVHTGEKPFTCSQCGKGFSQLSSLQTHQRVHTGEKPFTCSQCGKGFSQLSSLQRHQRVHTGEKPFTCSQCGNKFTELSSLQTHQRVHTGERPFTCSRCGKGFTTLSSLRRHQRVHTGES, from the coding sequence atggagaaaccgtggatatgtggggattgtgggaagggattcagtgcccCATCTCaactggagattcatcgacgcattcacacaggggagaggccgttcacctgctctgtatgtgagaagggattcactcagttatcccacctacttacacaccagcgagttcacagtggggagaagccattcacctgctctcagtgtgggaagggattcagtgatccaTCCGGCCTGCGgtcacaccagcgcgttcacactggggagaggccattcagctgctctcagtgCGAGAagagattcagtgattcatccaccctgcggacacACCGCCGGGTTCACACAAGGGAGAGGCCGTttagctgctctcagtgtgggaagggattcactcatttaTCCTATCTGAATGCACACCAGCTAGTTCACTCTGGggtgaggccattcacctgctctcagtgtcagaaggaattcactcagttatcccacctacagacacaccagcgggttcacactggggagaagccgttcacctgctctcaatgtgggaagggattcagtcaattatccagcctgcagacacaccagagggttcacactggggagaagccgttcacctgctctcaatgtggcaagggattcagtcagttatccagcctgcagagacaccagcgagttcacactggggagaagccgttcacctgctctcagtgtggaaacaaattcactgagttatccagcctgcagacacaccagcgagttcacaccggggagaggccgttcacctgctctcgatgtgggaagggattcactacatTATCCAGcctgcggagacatcagcgagttcacaccggggagagttag